From the genome of Planctomycetota bacterium:
CGGGCGACGGCGGCCCGCAGCGCGCGGGCGAGGGCCTTGAAAACGGCCTCGGCGATGTGGTGATCGTTTGAGCCGTACGGAACGCGGACGTGGAGCGTCATCTTGGCGTGCGTGGCGAAGGCCTGGAGGAAGTCGCGGACGAGTTCCGTCTCGAACTCGCCGACACGCTCGCCGGGAAACTCGACCTGGTACACGAGGAACGGCCGGCCCGAGAGGTCGAGCGACACCTGGGCGAGGGCCTCGTCCATGGGCACGGCCGCGCAGCCGAAGCGCGCAATCCCCTCCTTCGAGCCGAGCGCCTCGGCGAGGGCCTGGCCCAGGCAAATGCCAATATCTTCAACCGTGTGGTGCGGGTCCACGTCGGTGTCTCCCGCGG
Proteins encoded in this window:
- the hisB gene encoding imidazoleglycerol-phosphate dehydratase HisB, with amino-acid sequence MTLRLDLDGRGGADVESPIGFLNHMLALLARHASIDLAVKAAGDTDVDPHHTVEDIGICLGQALAEALGSKEGIARFGCAAVPMDEALAQVSLDLSGRPFLVYQVEFPGERVGEFETELVRDFLQAFATHAKMTLHVRVPYGSNDHHIAEAVFKALARALRAAVARDPRVTGTPSTKGVL